The Acinetobacter wuhouensis genome includes the window TTTATTCAACCAAATTCAACAGCAACCAAAGCTATGCCTAAGGTTAGGATTTTGCTCAAACAGCCACGAACATGGTTATTGATCAGTTGTTTTGGTTTAATCAATGGGGGATATTCTTCAATTGTGGCATGGCTCGCACCTGCATTTCAGGATTTGGGTTGGAGCACTACGGCCAGTGGGCATTTAATGGCAGTGCTTACTTTAAGTCAAGCTGCGGCAGCATTACTTTTACCTTATTTATCTCGTCATGATAAAGACCGTCGTAGCTGGCTTGCTTTGACTTTGGTTTTACAATTGGCTGGTTTTGCTGGTTTTGCTGGTTTTGCTGGTTTTGCTGGTTTTGCTGGTTTTGCTGGTTTTGCTGGTTTTGCTGGTTTTGCTGGTTTGGCATTGCGACCTGAATGGATGCCGTATTTATGGGCAGTGACATTAGGCGCGGGTTTAGGTGGTTGCTTTGCATTGTTGATGGTGGTGGTTTTAGATCATTTGCCTGATCCTACACATGCAGGTCAATTATCTGCTTTAATGCAAGGTGGTGGTTTTATTCTGGCTGCGATGGCACCTTGGTTGCTGGCAGTTTTCCATAGTTTAACGGGTACGTATGTGATGGGTTGGATTTGGCATTTCTCTATGGTGATTGTAGTGGGTGTATTGATGATCAGGTTGAATCCGCAACATTATGATAAAGTAATACGCTTAAACTAAGTGCTGATAGTTGAGCTTCTACATGCCTTCACAATCCCGATTCCTCTGTATAGGGGGCTTCCTCAACGGAACACAAGTCAAAGATCAAGGCGATAGCTTTGTCTGTATTGAAAATGGCAAACAAATCACTTATTTCAAAAAAGAAATTTTCAATCAAGATGCTTGGGATCATGATTACTATGTCTGTGAAACAACCAGTGATTTAGACGCTAAAAAATGGGTTTTTGACATCGAATAATTGTTCTTGTTAAAGCGAAATATTGAATTGTAAAAGCAAATTTTAGCCATTAAAAAGCCCCATATTTCAGGGGCTAGTCGTATCACTCGCGTGATACTCATATAAGGCTCATCTCATACTGGATCTATTAGAACACAAAACGTAAAATTTATCATTCTAAAGTTAAAACAAAAAGCATATAGATTAAAAAAAAGCCATGTAGTAACATTACTACATTAAACTAATTTATGAAAAAAAGGAGACTCCAAATGCAAATAAGTAGTCGAGAGTTTAATCATGATATAGGTAAGGCAAAAAAGTCGAGTCTTGAAAACCCAGTGATTATCACAGAACGTGGTAAACCATCACACGTGTTACTGAGTTATCGTGACTATGAAAAACTCATTATGAAACAATCTAGTATGGCTGATTTGTTAAGCTCTGATGATAATATAGAGATAGAGTTTAAAAAACTTAATGTACAAGCTAAAGCTGTGGAGTTGGATTGATGCTACTCCTTGATACCAATGTTATTTCTGAGTTTAGAAAAATATCCAAAGGTAAAGCAGATCCTCATTTTGTGGCTTGGCAGAGAGAGATACTCCCAAGCTTATTTTATATCTCAGCAATAAGTATAATGGAGATAGAATTAGGAATTCTCAAAATACAAAGAAAGGATCATACTCAAGGTGAAGTTTTGCGTAAATGGTTAGAATATAAAGTGATTCCTGCATTTGACTCGCGCATTTTAAATATTGATGTGAGTGTAGCACGTGTGTGTGCAAATTTGCATGTACCAGACCCACGTTCAGAGCGAGATGCTTTAATCGCAGCAACTGCCATAACAAATGGAATGAGTCTAGTCACAAGAAATACTAAAGATTTTAAGGATATGGGGCTTAATCTTATAAATCCTTGGGAATAATTTAAATCATTCAATCATCATCAAATCGGATTTATTCTCAAGCTTCAAAGGACGCAAAGCAAAAATAGAACGAGTATGACGTATGCCTTTCATTGAATATAAATTTTTACGCAAAAAACGTTCATAATGTTCAGCATTCTTCACAGCGACCTTGACTAAATAATCATAATCTCCCGTCACCAAATGTGCCTCGACTACTTCAGGCATCTGACTCAATGCATCACTAAATTGTTCTAAAATTTCATCATCATGCCGTTCAAGTGTGATTTCAATAAAGAATAATTCATTGATCCCAATTGCTTTGGCATTAATATTTGCTGTATAGCCTTCGATGACATTCATCGACTCAAGGCGCTTCACACGTGTCCAACATGGAGAAGATGACAGCCCAACAATCTCTGCAAGTTGAGCGACTGTTAAACGACCATCCTGACGAAGTGCCGATAAAATTTTTCGATCAATGCGATCTAAAGTGTACTGACTATCATTCATGAGCTATACCACAGAAAATATTTTCGTGAATAATCCTAAAAAAGAAAAATCATTCCGAAAAGAATCAAGAATTAGGTGAAATACGGGAAACATTCTAGTCAGAGACAAGCTAAAATAAACATATTAAATCAAAGACATTTGGGAGACTGGCTTTGATTTTGCAGTGTGTATCTTTAAGGGAAGGGTGCCTTTAACGATACACACTGTATACCTATTTTAGAACTCAAACTTTATTCATTAAACTTTTTACTGAAGATTTACAGCAAACTTAAACATGAAATTAAGTATTTTGATTCACCTGTTTTGATTTTAACCAATAAGCAAAAGTTAAACACAGCAACCAAAAAGGGATTAAAATCACTGCGATTCGCATATCAGGTGTCATCCACATCACCATTAAAATGCACAACATAAAAATAACACAAATATAATTGGTGGTTGGATAAGCAATAGCAGGAAATAACGTCACTTTCTTTACGTCTTGCATCCGTTGTTTAAATTTTAAATGCGTTAGTGCCAACATCATCCAATTGATTACGATCGCTGATACAACCAAACTCATCAATAATTTAAACGCTTTTTCAGGAAATACGTAATTCAAAACGACGCAAATCAAAGTCACCAAAGCAGAAGTCAAAATCGCAGCGTATGGAATACCACGTCGATTAATCTTGCGTAAGAATTTTGGTGCATTGCCTTGTTCCGCAAGCCCAAGCAACATACGACTAGTACCATAACTGGTGCCGTTATAAACCGAAATCGCCGCAGTCAATACTACAAAGTTTAAAATGGTGGCAACGCCCTGACTACCGAGGGAATCAAAAATTAATACAAAAGGGCTACCACCTTCCGCAATTTGGTTCCAAGGATATAATGATAATAAGACCACAATAGTGAGCACATAGAACAATAAAACACGATAAACAATCTGGTTCACTGCTTTGGGAATAGTTTGAGTTGGATCTTTGGTTTCTGCTGCAGCGATGCCGACCAATTCAATTCCTCCAAAAGAGAACATGATGATCGCCATTGCCATGATCAAACCCGTCAAGCCATTCGGGAAAAATCCACCCAAAGCCCATAAATTGGAAATAGAAGCAGTTTCACCTGCATGACCACTTGCCAATAACCATGCGCCAAAGCCAATCATGCCAATGATTGCAGCAATTTTGATGATCGAAAATAAGAACTCCATTTCACCAAAAACTTTGACATGGAGTAAATTAATCACATTGATCAAAATAAAAAAGCCAAGTGCGGACACCCAAGTCGGAATTTCTGGCCACCAGTACTGTACATATAAACCGATTGCACTGAGTTCAGCCATACAGACCAAAACATTGAGTACCCAATAGTTCCAACCTGACATAAAGCCTGCAAACGGATTCCAGTATTTATAAGCAAAATAACTAAAAGAGCCACTGACAGGTTCTTCAACCACCATTTCACCGAGTTGACGCATCATAAAAAATGCAATTAAACCTGCAATGGCATAGCCTAAAATAACTGATGGGCCAGCAAGTTTGATGGTTTGTGAAATACCTAAAAATAGCCCAGTTCCGATAGAGCCACCCAATGCAATCAATTGTATATGGCGGTTACTCAAACCATGTTTGAGTTGGCTCGAATTTTGTGCAGACATAAATGATCCATTTATGTGATAGTCGCTGAGTAGTTCAGCGATAGAGAAAATGTAAGGGGCTTACTATAATAAAAATTTATACATAAATAAAATTTAATTTATAATTGATGGGTTATTAAGCAACTTGCGCTCATTTAATGAGAATATGCTTAAAATAATTTCACTAAAAATTGTCAAGTTGGATTCTTGCGTATTAACATGAACTACACTCCAATATAAGTACAAGACATGAGAATTAGCGCTTGGTACAGCCTTAGAAAGTTTGTTTATAACAATTTACATAATGATGATTACGAAACTCAATTTAGCCGTTCGATCAATTTCTTATTAATTTTTCTCATTATTGGCAATGTGATTGCAGTACTTTTAGAGTCGATCAATGACGTTTATAAGGTATATAAAATTTATTTTGATACCTTTGAAAATATTTCAATTGTGGTTTTTACTTTGGAATATATCTTGCGCTTTTGGAGTGTCGTTGAAAAAGATCCTTTTGAAACCGAATGGAGACAACGCTGGAAATATGTGATCAGTGGCGCAGCAATCATTGATCTATTGGCAATTTTACCAGCATATATCAATTTCTTTGTTCATATCGATTTACGGTTCCTACGAATCTTAAGATTATTACGTCTATTAAAATTAACCCGCTACTTTGTCTCATTACAAATTCTTCTGCGGGTCATTGAACGCGAAAAAGGTTCGTTTCAAGCGGTCATTTTTATTTTACTGATCATGATTGTTATGGCTGCTGCAGGAATATATGTGGTAGAAAGCCGAGTACAACCTGAAGTATTTAGTTCAATTCCTGCCTCGATGTGGTGGGCAGTAGTGACATTGACGACTGTCGGTTATGGAGATGTCACGCCAATTACACCTTTAGGGCGCTTTTTAGGTGCTTTAATTACGATATTAGGTGTTGGTCTGGCTGCATTACCCGCAGGTATTTTGGCTAACGGTTTAGCCAATGAGCTTGAACTTAGAAAACAACAGCTTGAATTAAAATTTAGAGATTTATTAGAAAGTTGTGAAATTGACATTATTGATGATGAAGAAAAAATAGAAAACATTCGTAAAGAGGTCGGTTTATCCACTGAACAGACTCAAGATATTGTTTTGCAGTTGATTCGAGAACGTAAAGAAGACGCTTTGGAAAGGGAAAAGAATAAGTATTGTTTTTGTCCGCACTGTGGGCATAAATTGCCAGAATGATCGTAATTAAATCATTATGATAAGGCTAAAAGGGAAGTAAGATGAGTTACGATATACAGTTATTTCATATCCAGACGATGCACAACTATGAAAACTCGAATGATGAAGAATTTTTTGAGCATGTGGAAAATTTTACAGCATTTTCGCAGGATCAATTTGACGTTTTAAAAGCAAGTTTACTGAACTATGATTATGAGGTTATACGCATCGATGATGATGCATTGCATTTTAAAAAGTCTGATGATGAAAGTTCTGCGGTGGCATATCTAACACGATATGCGATTTATTTTTCCGCAAGTTTTAATCAAGAAGACAGTTTTGAAATCTCAATGACAGCCTCTGATTTTACTGATACAGGTGAGTTTGCAAAGTATGATCCGCAATTGGGAGAATGGGAATTTTGAATCTATGATGAAGTGATGTATAAGCATTTGACTCATTATAAAAACATAAATTTCAGATACAAATAGGCTAAATGGATACAGTTTTAAATCAGGTTTTATAAGTTGATTTTACTTATTTTATGGAGTTGTTGTATTCAAGTGGTACTGAATAAATCTAGTGAAATTACACTTATCTAGCTGAAAAATTATTCAAATTTGAATTAAATATATGCATAAATTCGAATAAATGGATAAATCATGACATTTGAAATAGATGCATTCGGTACAATTGTAATTGCTGTTTTTGTTTTATTTATCGGGCGCTTTTTAGTTCAAAATATTCCCTTTTTACGCAATTATAATATTCCTGAGCCTGTTGTAGGTGGTTTGATCGCTGCACTTTGCTCCTATTTAGCTTATAAATTTTTGAATATTAGTGCGACTTTTAATGCTGATATTCAAAAAGCACTGATGTTAATGTTCTTCACTTCAATTGGTTTGAGTGCAAGCTTTATCAAACTCAAAGAAGGTGGAAAGTCTTTGGTGATTTTCCTATTTTGTGTGGCAGGTTTTGTCTTGGTACAAAATGCTGTAGGCATGAGTTTGGCAAAAGTGCTGGGACTAGATCCTTTAATCGGTCTCATTGTCGGTTCTATTACTTTGACGGGCGGGCATGGAACCGCAGGTGCTTGGGGTACCATTCTTGAAAATGAGCATGGTATTCATGGTGCTGTTGTCTTGGGCATGGCGAGTGCAACCTTTGGTTTGATTATTGGTGGTGTGATTGGTGGTCCAGTTGCTAAATTTCTAATTAAAAGACATAAGCTTGCGACTGAGATTGGTGATGTAGATCATGATGATACGCCTGCGGCAGAAGGAAGTGCAGCATTTGAATATCCACATAAAACACGTTTGATCACCTCAAGTAATGCCATCACGACGTTAGGGATGTTTGCACTGTGTATCTTTGTTGCCAATTGGATGACAACAGTCAGTAAAGGGCAGTGGTTTGAATTACCGACATTTGTTTGGGCATTGGCATGTGGCGTATTACTTAGAAAC containing:
- a CDS encoding Lrp/AsnC family transcriptional regulator, translated to MNDSQYTLDRIDRKILSALRQDGRLTVAQLAEIVGLSSSPCWTRVKRLESMNVIEGYTANINAKAIGINELFFIEITLERHDDEILEQFSDALSQMPEVVEAHLVTGDYDYLVKVAVKNAEHYERFLRKNLYSMKGIRHTRSIFALRPLKLENKSDLMMIE
- the gltS gene encoding sodium/glutamate symporter, translating into MTFEIDAFGTIVIAVFVLFIGRFLVQNIPFLRNYNIPEPVVGGLIAALCSYLAYKFLNISATFNADIQKALMLMFFTSIGLSASFIKLKEGGKSLVIFLFCVAGFVLVQNAVGMSLAKVLGLDPLIGLIVGSITLTGGHGTAGAWGTILENEHGIHGAVVLGMASATFGLIIGGVIGGPVAKFLIKRHKLATEIGDVDHDDTPAAEGSAAFEYPHKTRLITSSNAITTLGMFALCIFVANWMTTVSKGQWFELPTFVWALACGVLLRNFLEHVVKVKIFDRAIDVFGNAALSLYLAMALLSLQLWLLADLAGPLVIILLLQMVTLALYTSIVTFKVMGSNYDAAVLAAGHCGFGMGATPTAIANIQAVTNTYGPSHKAFLIIPLCGAFFIDIINAVVIQTIIKFF
- a CDS encoding amino acid permease, which produces MSAQNSSQLKHGLSNRHIQLIALGGSIGTGLFLGISQTIKLAGPSVILGYAIAGLIAFFMMRQLGEMVVEEPVSGSFSYFAYKYWNPFAGFMSGWNYWVLNVLVCMAELSAIGLYVQYWWPEIPTWVSALGFFILINVINLLHVKVFGEMEFLFSIIKIAAIIGMIGFGAWLLASGHAGETASISNLWALGGFFPNGLTGLIMAMAIIMFSFGGIELVGIAAAETKDPTQTIPKAVNQIVYRVLLFYVLTIVVLLSLYPWNQIAEGGSPFVLIFDSLGSQGVATILNFVVLTAAISVYNGTSYGTSRMLLGLAEQGNAPKFLRKINRRGIPYAAILTSALVTLICVVLNYVFPEKAFKLLMSLVVSAIVINWMMLALTHLKFKQRMQDVKKVTLFPAIAYPTTNYICVIFMLCILMVMWMTPDMRIAVILIPFWLLCLTFAYWLKSKQVNQNT
- a CDS encoding MFS transporter; the protein is MKFLNHRSMLVITVALVGLNLRPFMTSIGPVIHQIRHSTGLSLQGVALLTLVPMLLMGIIAFIAPAIQNLLGERKAILSALILIALGCALRFVVPNGAVLILTAAIIGFGVAVIQAIFPSLIKREFIQHLSPMMGLYSAMLMGGGALGALLAPAVAESRGDWKMGLAIFIIPAMIALFFAYGFIQPNSTATKAMPKVRILLKQPRTWLLISCFGLINGGYSSIVAWLAPAFQDLGWSTTASGHLMAVLTLSQAAAALLLPYLSRHDKDRRSWLALTLVLQLAGFAGFAGFAGFAGFAGFAGFAGFAGFAGLALRPEWMPYLWAVTLGAGLGGCFALLMVVVLDHLPDPTHAGQLSALMQGGGFILAAMAPWLLAVFHSLTGTYVMGWIWHFSMVIVVGVLMIRLNPQHYDKVIRLN
- a CDS encoding type II toxin-antitoxin system Phd/YefM family antitoxin, producing MQISSREFNHDIGKAKKSSLENPVIITERGKPSHVLLSYRDYEKLIMKQSSMADLLSSDDNIEIEFKKLNVQAKAVELD
- a CDS encoding ion transporter, translated to MRISAWYSLRKFVYNNLHNDDYETQFSRSINFLLIFLIIGNVIAVLLESINDVYKVYKIYFDTFENISIVVFTLEYILRFWSVVEKDPFETEWRQRWKYVISGAAIIDLLAILPAYINFFVHIDLRFLRILRLLRLLKLTRYFVSLQILLRVIEREKGSFQAVIFILLIMIVMAAAGIYVVESRVQPEVFSSIPASMWWAVVTLTTVGYGDVTPITPLGRFLGALITILGVGLAALPAGILANGLANELELRKQQLELKFRDLLESCEIDIIDDEEKIENIRKEVGLSTEQTQDIVLQLIRERKEDALEREKNKYCFCPHCGHKLPE
- a CDS encoding type II toxin-antitoxin system VapC family toxin; its protein translation is MLLLDTNVISEFRKISKGKADPHFVAWQREILPSLFYISAISIMEIELGILKIQRKDHTQGEVLRKWLEYKVIPAFDSRILNIDVSVARVCANLHVPDPRSERDALIAATAITNGMSLVTRNTKDFKDMGLNLINPWE